Genomic DNA from Nitrospirota bacterium:
CTCAACGTGCCAGTTACCTACGCCTGCGTTGTCTCGATTCCGGGGCCTAGCATTTGGAGAATTTTGATCAGTCTATAAATATCGTAACTTTAATTTATTGAACCTTAGACATGGGTTTCTTTTTCTTCGCCTTCCGCAACGACCGCAATTTCAGAATGTGACAGGGGAGCAGGTTTTGCATCTTCCGCAGCTTTTGCCGCGATCATGTTTTTCCCTTCGATCACTGCATCGGCAATTCGGGCTGTGAGTAACTTGATCGACCGAATGGCATCGTCATTTCCTGGAATAATGTAATCAATTTCATCCGGATCGCAATTGGAATCCACAATGGCCACGGTCGGGATACCCAGCCGGTTGGCCTCTTTCACAGCAATGCTCTCTTTCTTGGTATCAATGACAAAAATGGCGCCGGGAAGTCTTTTTAAATCTTTAATTCCTCCCAGGGCCTTTTCAAGCGACGTCATCTCTTTTTCAAGCTGGGAAACCTCTTTTTTCGGGAGTTTTTCAAATGTGCCGTCCGCTTTTTGTGCTTCAAGTTTCTTGAGTTTCTCAATGCTCTTCCGGATGGTCTGAAAATTGGTCAGCATTCCTCCCAGCCAACGATGGCTGACAAAATACATTCCGCATCGTTTGGCCTCTTCCCGAACAATACTTTCTGCCTGGCGCTTGGTTCCGACAAAAAGGATAGAGCCGCCGTTCGCGGCGGTTTTTCTCACAAATTCATAGGCTTGGCTGAATAATTTGACGGTCTGCTGAAGATCAAGGATGTAAATCTGATTTCGTTCGCCGTAAATATAGGGCTTCATTTTCGGATTCCATCTTTTGGTCTGATGACCAAAATGGACCCCCGCTTCTAACAAATCTTTCATAGCAATTTGAGACATGAAAAACACTCCTTTGGTATGGGTTGGATCCGCTGCTTTCCGATCTCATCTACTTTTCCCTCTATCCTGTTTCTGAACGATAGACCCGGATAAGTGATGGAAAGCATGTGAATTTTAATTGAAGAAAAAAAGTACCACAGTGCTTCGTTATTTTCAACCTAAAAGTTAATATTTTGGATTGTATTTCAAATGATATTAATGGTATCTTAAAACTTTTTTGAGTTTGTATAAATGGTCAAAAATGATGAAATCGATGACATCTGAAGAACTGATGCGTCTATCCAATCAGTTTATTATGGGTACTTATAACCGCTCGCCTCTGGTCATGCGAGAAGGGAAAGGAAGCAAGGTTTTTGACCCGGAAGGTAAGGAATACCTCGACTTCATCAGCGGTATCGCCGTGAATACCTTTGGGCATTGTTTCCCCCCTATTGTTTCCGCAGTTCGAACCCAGTCTGAAAAATTAATTCACGCTTCGAACCTTTACTATAGCGAACCTCAAATTTACCTCGCTAAACGATTAATTGAACTGACATTTGAAGGGAAAGTATTCTTCTGCAACAGCGGCGCCGAGGCCATTGAGGCAGCCATTAAACTGGCCAGAAAATATTTTAGCGTTCGTGATAATGCGGCACGGTTTGAAATTATCAGTATGACCGGATCCTTCCACGGGAGGACCTATGGCGGAATGAGCGCTTCGGGTCAAGAGAAACTCTGGAAGGGATACGAGCCGCTTCTGCCCGGGTTCAAACATGTAGGTTACAATGATCTGGAAGAAGCAGAGAAGGCTGTTTCGGAGAAGACGGCCGCCATATTGGTAGAACCGATCCAGGGGGAGAGAGGGGTTGTCGTTCCTTCGGGAACCTATTTAAAGGGGTTACGTGACCTGGCCGATCGGCATGGCTTGCTCCTGATTTTTGATGAAATTCAAACCGGATTAGGGAGAACGGGTTCTTTATTTGCCTATCAGAAATCCGGAGTGATCCCGGACATCCTGACGCTGGCCAAAGGACTGGGAGGAGGCATGCCGATTGGTGCGATGATTGCTACGAATCGGGTCAATCAGGCCTTTTCATTTGGTTCCCACGGTTCGACATTTGGCGGAAATCCAGTTGCCTGCAGTGCGGGCCTGGCCGTCCTTGAAACATTGACTTCGGATGGTTCGCTCCTTAAGAATTGCAGCCGGTTGGGAGAATTGATTCTGGATCAGTTCAGGAAATGGCAAGTCCGCCATTCCTTTATTAAAGAGGTTCGGGGAAACGGTCTGCTCATGGGTATGGAACTTCTCGTCGAAGGACGGCCAATCGTATTAAAATGTCTCGAGAAGGGTCTTTTGATCAATTGCACTTCCGAAAAGGTCCTTCGCTTTGCGCCATCTTTGTTGGTTACCGATGAGGAGGTTGCAAAATTTATTCGTATTCTCGGTTCTGTTCTTGAGGAGATCGCCGGATCATGAAGAGAGATTTGTTGTCATTGCAAGACCTGTCAGTCGAGGAGATTGAAATTCTGATTCTCCGGGCCATGGATCTTAAAGAAGAGATCAAAAAAGAAATTCTTCACCAGAGACTGAAAGGGAAAACGCTCGGGCTCCTGTTTGAAAAAGCTTCAACCCGGACCCGGGTCTCCTTTGAAGTGGCGATGGCCCAATTAGGAGGGCATTCCATTTTCCTTTCGACTTACGACATCCAGCTTACGCGAGGAGAAACCATCCGGGACACGGCCCGGGTTCTTTCTTCTTATATCGACGGACTGGTGATCAGAACATTTGCCCAGGATGTGGTCGAAGAGTGGGCCAGGTTTTCCACGATTCCGATCATCAATGGATTAACCGATCTCCATCACCCCTGCCAGATTTTATCGGATTTGATGACCCTGTTTGAAAAGCGGGGCAATCTC
This window encodes:
- the rpsB gene encoding 30S ribosomal protein S2 encodes the protein MSQIAMKDLLEAGVHFGHQTKRWNPKMKPYIYGERNQIYILDLQQTVKLFSQAYEFVRKTAANGGSILFVGTKRQAESIVREEAKRCGMYFVSHRWLGGMLTNFQTIRKSIEKLKKLEAQKADGTFEKLPKKEVSQLEKEMTSLEKALGGIKDLKRLPGAIFVIDTKKESIAVKEANRLGIPTVAIVDSNCDPDEIDYIIPGNDDAIRSIKLLTARIADAVIEGKNMIAAKAAEDAKPAPLSHSEIAVVAEGEEKETHV
- a CDS encoding acetylornithine transaminase; this translates as MKSMTSEELMRLSNQFIMGTYNRSPLVMREGKGSKVFDPEGKEYLDFISGIAVNTFGHCFPPIVSAVRTQSEKLIHASNLYYSEPQIYLAKRLIELTFEGKVFFCNSGAEAIEAAIKLARKYFSVRDNAARFEIISMTGSFHGRTYGGMSASGQEKLWKGYEPLLPGFKHVGYNDLEEAEKAVSEKTAAILVEPIQGERGVVVPSGTYLKGLRDLADRHGLLLIFDEIQTGLGRTGSLFAYQKSGVIPDILTLAKGLGGGMPIGAMIATNRVNQAFSFGSHGSTFGGNPVACSAGLAVLETLTSDGSLLKNCSRLGELILDQFRKWQVRHSFIKEVRGNGLLMGMELLVEGRPIVLKCLEKGLLINCTSEKVLRFAPSLLVTDEEVAKFIRILGSVLEEIAGS